The genomic interval AGGTAAAAGGAGTACTTGAGCATTTGTCTTTGCAATCTCAAGGCTTCTTCAGTCATTGCCAGGTCTTCCTCTAACTCTTCAGCTCGTTTACTAAGCATGATAGACTCGTTCTCGAAATTCTTCAGCTTGAGCATCACTTTTGACTGTTCTTCAGATTGAATGTTCTCCTCACGGAGAGCAATGTGATCTTCTGTTATGACTCTACAGCTTTCAGAATATCTTTTCATTATCAGACACAGGATTTCTGACTCAATCTTCTTTTCAAGCAGTTCTTCGAAATCTATTTCCATTTCCTTGCACTTCTCTTGGAGGAATGAGAGTTTGCAGCTAGTTATGTTCTTGTTCGGTACTCCTATGCTATTCAGGGCAGCTTCGAGCTCATTTACCTTTGATTCTTTGGCCTTGGCAACAGCCATTGCTTCTCCTAATTTCCAGTTCAGATGCTCAATCTTCTGATTTAGTTGGACAGAATCTGATTGGACCCTCACAGGGCTAGCCCCTTCCATGTTTTCATATTCACTATCATAATCGTCAAATATGTTGCCTTTCCTAAGTTGCTCAAAATTTTGGATTTCTGCACAAATATAGAAAACAGATCATCCCGCTCGGTGAACAGATTTGCTaggaaaaaaaagataaataatacCACCTTATACATCACTAAAGGTGAGAAATAATAGACTTCAGATCATGCAATCTTTTCTCACGTAACTGAGTCATCAAAAACTGAAGGTATATGTTTATGGATTAAACAATTCATACTGTTCATAGAGTACATAATCTAATGAAGTGTGTATGTGTACTTCTAAAGCACACTTTTAGTTCATTGCAATAATGAATTGGCATGTCACCGTGCTGGATAGATTGTGTCTCATTCAGAAGACTAACCATTGAGATGTCATAAGAATCCACATGAGGTTACTGTTTCTACCAGATAAATGCGGGGTATCCTGAAGGTAATGTATAGGTTAATGTCGGCCACTGGGCCACATATTTGACTTTTTCCTACCACAGATGCATACAGAGTCCATATCAGgtatatcaaatgacatcaaGCATAAGAAAAGATTCGACTTAAATAATATAACATACATATAAGCAccatgaaggggagccttggcgcaacggtaaaattgttgccatgtgaccaaaagatcacgggtttgaatcctggaaacagcctcttgcaaaaaaacagggtaaggctgcgtacaatggatccttccccgggaccccgcatggagGGAGCTTCGtgtaccgggctgcccttttttttttttttttttgacatataAGCACCATAAAATCCCAGACACAAAGTACACTCAGAATCAATAATCATCAAACTCTTAGATGAAATCAGTAACTAGATGGATGATTGAGATGCTCGAGCACAATCCATGGTTATATAAAAGAGATTAAGCAACAGAAACATACAAGTAAGTTTCCCATGCAAAATTTACTACAAACACTGCAAAAGCCTGGAGCAAGGATCAAAGTCATATCGGGTATAGATAACTGAAATTGCCAACAAGATATTTGCAGTTAAGTACACTAGGTTCTTGTTTAATTACAAAGAATTTGAACATCTAAATAATGAATATATAGGATAATATTAGATGAAACAGTAAGTTCCTAAGCAAATGATCAAGAAACACCTCAAAGTGCTAGTCAGGAAGGAGAAGACATAGTTGATATCCCTAATTATGTCAAAGCAAAATGAACTTAAGCTTACACATGAATAAGATGAATATTGTTTATGTTACTCATATAGGGTAGAAGTATCTTGCACAAGtattaatatttctaaaaaatttacACTTGAGATTGAGAGCTAGGTGTTGACTCAATGTGTCAATAATGACAGAGTGTTCATGTTTGACATGAGTACAACGATAGTAGTTCGATAGTCTAAGTATATGAGAGAATGTCAACGAAGAGAAGAGGCTTAGGCAGTAAAATAAGTATGAATTTTTGACAGCTGCATTTGTGAATGCCAACAGTAGCTAAAGCCCAACTATTATATGGTTATGTCGAGTATTGACATCTTAAAGGTCAGAACAGCGATTTGAAAAAAAGGTAAAATAAGCAGTATTGAACATAGCTGCAAAGACATGATATAAGGCATACCTTTTTCTAGTGCTTCTTTTGTTGTTTGAAGAGAATCAATTGACTCAAGAAAAAAGGGATCAAGATCTGGCCCTTGTTGGCTACTCTCACATTTAGTATCATTCACTTTCCCAGACAGATCGCCATCTAGATATCCCCTTGACAGATCTCTGAGTTGATATGATCTAACTTCTTCACTTGGCCAAGCAGCAACATTCTGATCACCGTTATTATTTATAGATTTCTCGCTCTGCTTACTATTGCTAGCCACACTTCCCATGTGCACAAAAGTTGCATTTGAACTTCCCAAGTCAGATTCAATGCTCGAATAGGAGTTTTCCATCTCAATTTTGACCTGGTTTTCTCTAAGTATCCTATTCCTATCAGATCTGCCTTCTTTAGCCCGTTGACCTTGTTGGAGCACAGCATGCCTGGCTCCTTTTCCACCAACAACCTTTGTTCTGCTTCTGTCACCCCAAAGTCCAATTGCTTCATAACGGAACCTCAGGGCACTTGCAGCTGTCGATGATTTACTACTTTGGTCATCACTATTCTCAGAGTCTATCCCAATATTGAAGCCAGAAGGTGTTAttaaaaaaccaagctctggacaTAAAGTGGTTGGGATCGTTGGAAGGGGGGTGCTGCTTATGTTCATGGAGGCCAACGAGGCAACTGAACCTCCACCCTCATCCTCATCATCGTTCTTGTGCTTGCTGTCATTTGCTTTTGATGGTTCCGCGAATGAA from Zingiber officinale cultivar Zhangliang chromosome 6B, Zo_v1.1, whole genome shotgun sequence carries:
- the LOC121993182 gene encoding WPP domain-interacting protein 2-like, whose amino-acid sequence is MKSEEDLGSGLPGVQEYENTEKVAPLGEIEVQFNGVLDLEEASSGGGDRGHEGRSVFPAETQADVKDNGDAVGNELSAESTLNLMGCPCGDAEPVSRSKSAPPKGYGLKKWRRIRRDSSKDEASIADSAQIHKRRLSFAEPSKANDSKHKNDDEDEGGGSVASLASMNISSTPLPTIPTTLCPELGFLITPSGFNIGIDSENSDDQSSKSSTAASALRFRYEAIGLWGDRSRTKVVGGKGARHAVLQQGQRAKEGRSDRNRILRENQVKIEMENSYSSIESDLGSSNATFVHMGSVASNSKQSEKSINNNGDQNVAAWPSEEVRSYQLRDLSRGYLDGDLSGKVNDTKCESSQQGPDLDPFFLESIDSLQTTKEALEKEIQNFEQLRKGNIFDDYDSEYENMEGASPVRVQSDSVQLNQKIEHLNWKLGEAMAVAKAKESKVNELEAALNSIGVPNKNITSCKLSFLQEKCKEMEIDFEELLEKKIESEILCLIMKRYSESCRVITEDHIALREENIQSEEQSKVMLKLKNFENESIMLSKRAEELEEDLAMTEEALRLQRQMLKWGHTDMISAGKPFVFFGCYRTFPYVAALRSTGIALISFWTSSMPCR